A stretch of Cytophagales bacterium DNA encodes these proteins:
- the ilvC gene encoding ketol-acid reductoisomerase, with product MAQINFGGTEETVVTREEFPLEKAREVLKDETIAILGYGVQGPGQALNLRDNGFNVIVGQRKDSKTWDKALADGWVEGETLFELEEAAERGTVLQYLLSDAGQIALWPMVKSKLKPGDALYFSHGFGVTYKDQTSIVPPEDVDVILVAPKGSGTSLRRLFVAGKGLNSSFAIHQDATGKARDRVIALGIGVGSGYLFETNFQKEVYSDLTGERGSLMGAIQGLFAAQYDLLRKRGHSPSEAFNETVEEATQSLYPLVAENGMDWMYANCSTTAQRGALDWWKKFRDAVAPVFEELYDSVETGNEARITIEANQKADYREKLEEELKELQDSEMWQAGATVRKLRPENA from the coding sequence ATGGCACAGATTAATTTCGGAGGTACGGAAGAAACAGTTGTTACCCGTGAGGAATTCCCGCTTGAAAAAGCCAGGGAAGTACTGAAAGATGAAACCATCGCAATCTTAGGATACGGTGTTCAGGGTCCAGGTCAGGCACTTAACCTGAGAGACAATGGCTTCAATGTGATTGTGGGGCAGCGGAAAGATTCCAAAACCTGGGACAAGGCATTAGCCGATGGTTGGGTTGAAGGAGAAACACTCTTTGAGTTGGAAGAAGCAGCCGAGCGTGGAACGGTACTTCAGTATTTACTCTCCGATGCAGGTCAAATTGCTCTATGGCCGATGGTCAAGAGCAAACTGAAGCCAGGGGATGCATTATACTTCTCACATGGATTTGGCGTGACCTATAAGGATCAAACCAGCATTGTTCCGCCAGAAGATGTAGATGTGATCCTGGTAGCACCAAAAGGCTCAGGAACTTCCTTACGTCGACTTTTCGTAGCTGGCAAAGGTTTGAACTCTAGCTTCGCCATTCACCAGGATGCGACTGGCAAAGCTCGCGATAGAGTAATTGCATTAGGTATCGGAGTAGGATCTGGTTACTTATTCGAAACCAATTTCCAAAAAGAAGTTTACTCGGACCTTACCGGAGAGCGTGGCAGCCTGATGGGAGCGATTCAGGGACTGTTCGCTGCCCAGTACGACTTGTTAAGAAAAAGAGGACACTCTCCTTCTGAGGCATTCAACGAAACTGTGGAAGAAGCAACACAATCGCTTTATCCTTTAGTCGCTGAAAATGGCATGGACTGGATGTACGCCAACTGCTCTACTACTGCACAACGTGGTGCATTGGATTGGTGGAAGAAATTCAGAGATGCAGTGGCTCCTGTTTTCGAAGAGCTTTACGATAGTGTAGAAACTGGCAATGAGGCCAGAATCACCATCGAGGCGAATCAAAAGGCAGATTACAGAGAGAAACTGGAAGAAGAACTGAAAGAACTTCAGGATTCCGAAATGTGGCAAGCTGGCGCTACAGTGCGCAAGCTCCGTCCTGAAAACGCTTAA
- the ilvA gene encoding threonine ammonia-lyase IlvA yields the protein MDTVESEVYFPQISDVKAASNKLKDVINDTPLQHSFNLSEQFDSQIYLKREDTQVVRSYKIRGAYNKITSLPKESLKKGIVCASAGNHAQGVALSCKLLQVKGKIFMPAPTPKQKVQQVKMFGKDMVEVILTGDTFDDAYKAAMAICDQEEATFIHPFDDEKVIEGQATVGLEILDQSKFHIDYLFLPVGGGGLSAGVSSIVKLMSPKTKIIGVEPLNAPAMYRSFEAKEVVELDKIDKFVDGAAVKKVGDKTFPICYEHLNEVRLVDEGKVCSTLIQMYSESGIVLEPAGCLSVAVLDDFKEEIKGKSVVCLLSGSNNDITRTEEIRERSLLYEKLMHYFIIRFPQRAGALKEFVADVLGPNDDIIHFEYTKKTSREKGPALIGIELKNSRDFEPLLKRMHERNFFGEYLNEQPDLMNYLV from the coding sequence ATGGATACCGTCGAATCAGAAGTGTATTTTCCGCAGATCAGTGATGTAAAAGCAGCTTCCAATAAGCTGAAAGATGTCATCAATGACACGCCATTACAACACAGTTTCAACCTGAGTGAACAATTTGATAGTCAGATCTATCTGAAGAGAGAAGACACCCAGGTCGTAAGATCTTATAAGATCCGAGGTGCCTATAACAAGATCACTTCTCTTCCAAAGGAAAGTCTGAAAAAAGGCATTGTTTGTGCCAGTGCAGGTAACCATGCACAAGGTGTGGCGCTTTCTTGTAAACTTCTACAGGTGAAAGGAAAGATCTTTATGCCTGCTCCTACCCCTAAACAGAAAGTACAACAAGTCAAGATGTTTGGGAAAGACATGGTTGAAGTGATCCTTACCGGAGATACTTTTGATGATGCATATAAGGCCGCCATGGCGATCTGTGATCAGGAAGAAGCTACCTTCATCCATCCGTTCGATGATGAAAAGGTAATCGAAGGACAAGCCACAGTTGGTCTCGAAATCCTGGACCAAAGTAAGTTCCACATTGATTATTTGTTTCTACCTGTAGGTGGAGGTGGGCTTTCTGCTGGTGTATCCAGCATCGTGAAGTTGATGAGCCCGAAAACCAAAATCATTGGTGTGGAACCCCTGAATGCTCCGGCCATGTACCGGTCTTTTGAAGCCAAAGAAGTTGTTGAGCTGGACAAGATCGATAAATTCGTGGACGGTGCGGCAGTCAAGAAAGTCGGCGATAAAACCTTCCCTATCTGCTACGAACATCTGAATGAAGTGCGACTAGTAGACGAAGGAAAGGTATGCTCTACGCTGATTCAGATGTACAGCGAAAGCGGTATCGTGTTGGAGCCGGCCGGTTGTTTGTCGGTGGCTGTTCTGGATGATTTCAAAGAAGAGATCAAAGGCAAATCGGTAGTCTGTTTACTTTCAGGGAGTAACAACGACATTACACGTACAGAAGAGATTCGCGAGCGGTCATTACTCTATGAAAAGCTGATGCACTATTTCATCATCCGCTTTCCTCAAAGAGCAGGTGCGCTGAAAGAATTCGTAGCTGACGTGCTTGGCCCCAATGACGACATCATCCATTTCGAATACACCAAGAAAACGAGTCGGGAAAAAGGTCCTGCATTGATCGGAATTGAACTCAAGAATAGCAGAGATTTTGAGCCGTTACTGAAAAGGATGCATGAACGTAATTTTTTCGGCGAATACCTCAATGAACAACCCGATTTGATGAATTATTTGGTTTAA
- the thrA gene encoding bifunctional aspartate kinase/homoserine dehydrogenase I, translating to MKVLKFGGTSVGSVSAIKQVGEIIADQSKTDQLAVVVSAFSGVTNRLEELTTEAAAGKDSYLEIIAQLEAQHLDVFETLVPGGNATPIEKGVKLLKEVCHGISLLQELTTKSNAYVMSFGERMSSYIISTYFETFVSVDLYDSRDFIIVNPEVGETAVDFELSFKKIKEIKTESRVLLFPGFIASTLEGVTTTLGRGGSDYSAALLANFMNATELEIWTDVSGLLTADPNLVPQAKVIEHISYEEGMELSHFGAKVIYPPSIQPALSKDIPIRIKNTFAPEDTGTLITREWDEDKELIRGISSIKNVSLINLTGAGMVGIPEFSNRFFQALAAQKVNVILITQASSEHSICAAISESELKKALKSLKKEFAYEIQTNKISEIEVEKELAILALVGSNMRNQVGVSGQMFHVLGKNGVSVKAIAQGSSERNISAVIPQKNLKKALNVLHESFFLSSRKRIHLFIIGVGNVGKAFISQVQQQYDYLLAEHNTKVLIAGMANSRKMIFKEEGIDLENWEDALGEGEAFHATTFMDTMHTMNLRNSIFIDITANSDIAGLYNHALKNSISVVTPNKIAATSPWENYQVLLNAAARHNVHYLFETNVCAGLPVISTLGDLIRSGDKVHKIAAVLSGTLNYLFNTYDGSRQFVEIIKEAKELGLTEPDPRLDLFGEDVRRKILILARQSGYAWEMEDVKLDSFLPEACHAADTIDDFYEEVTKTESHFKTLYEEAASGSKKLRVVASFTPEGAKVGLEAVEESHPFYHLEGMDNIVLFFTNRYPKQPLVVKGAGAGADVTASGIFADILKVSLN from the coding sequence ATGAAAGTCTTAAAATTTGGCGGGACATCCGTAGGTTCCGTCAGTGCAATCAAACAAGTTGGCGAGATCATCGCTGATCAATCCAAAACAGATCAATTAGCGGTAGTTGTATCTGCATTCAGTGGTGTCACCAATCGATTGGAGGAACTCACAACAGAGGCTGCCGCTGGAAAGGACAGCTACCTTGAGATCATCGCTCAATTAGAAGCACAACATCTGGATGTATTCGAAACACTGGTGCCCGGTGGAAACGCTACGCCAATCGAAAAAGGTGTTAAACTGCTGAAAGAGGTTTGTCATGGGATTTCCTTATTACAAGAACTGACGACCAAGAGCAATGCTTACGTCATGAGTTTCGGTGAACGTATGTCCAGCTACATCATCTCTACTTACTTTGAAACATTCGTTTCCGTTGACCTCTATGACAGCCGGGATTTCATCATCGTCAATCCAGAGGTTGGCGAAACAGCAGTAGATTTTGAATTGAGTTTCAAGAAAATTAAAGAGATCAAAACAGAGTCCCGAGTACTCTTGTTTCCCGGATTCATCGCCTCTACCCTTGAAGGTGTAACCACTACGCTGGGGCGTGGAGGTTCCGATTATTCTGCGGCACTCTTAGCCAACTTCATGAATGCCACCGAATTGGAGATCTGGACTGACGTTAGTGGTCTGCTTACCGCTGATCCAAATCTGGTTCCCCAGGCGAAAGTCATCGAGCATATTTCATATGAAGAAGGCATGGAATTGTCACACTTCGGGGCCAAGGTCATCTATCCTCCTAGTATTCAGCCCGCCTTATCAAAAGACATTCCTATCCGTATCAAAAATACCTTTGCACCCGAGGATACTGGTACGCTGATCACCCGAGAGTGGGATGAGGATAAGGAACTGATCCGTGGAATCTCCAGTATTAAGAATGTTTCGCTGATCAATCTTACAGGTGCTGGCATGGTTGGAATACCCGAATTTTCCAATCGATTCTTCCAGGCACTTGCTGCTCAAAAAGTAAATGTTATTCTGATCACCCAAGCTTCAAGCGAGCATTCCATTTGTGCAGCGATTTCGGAATCAGAATTAAAGAAAGCTTTGAAGTCGTTGAAGAAGGAATTTGCCTATGAGATCCAAACAAACAAGATCAGTGAAATTGAAGTAGAAAAAGAACTTGCTATCCTCGCGTTAGTTGGATCTAATATGCGAAATCAGGTGGGTGTAAGTGGCCAAATGTTCCATGTTCTAGGCAAGAACGGTGTGAGCGTCAAAGCGATCGCTCAGGGATCTTCGGAACGGAACATTTCAGCAGTAATTCCACAAAAGAATCTCAAAAAAGCACTTAATGTATTGCATGAGAGTTTCTTCCTATCCTCACGAAAACGGATACACCTATTCATTATTGGTGTAGGTAATGTTGGGAAGGCTTTTATCAGTCAGGTGCAGCAGCAATACGATTACCTGTTAGCAGAGCACAACACCAAAGTGTTGATTGCAGGTATGGCGAATTCCAGGAAAATGATCTTTAAGGAGGAAGGAATCGACCTTGAAAACTGGGAGGATGCATTGGGTGAGGGTGAAGCTTTCCATGCGACAACATTTATGGATACCATGCACACGATGAATCTACGAAATAGTATTTTCATCGACATCACGGCCAATAGTGACATTGCCGGATTATACAACCACGCGTTGAAAAATAGTATTTCCGTAGTAACCCCCAATAAGATTGCGGCCACAAGTCCATGGGAGAACTATCAGGTCTTGCTTAATGCTGCAGCGAGGCACAACGTACACTACCTATTCGAAACCAATGTTTGCGCGGGACTTCCTGTTATTTCGACGTTAGGTGATCTGATCAGAAGCGGTGACAAGGTTCATAAAATTGCAGCCGTTCTGTCCGGCACCTTGAATTACCTGTTCAATACCTATGATGGGTCCCGGCAATTCGTTGAAATCATCAAAGAAGCCAAGGAGCTTGGATTGACGGAGCCCGACCCCCGACTGGACCTTTTCGGAGAAGATGTACGAAGAAAGATCTTGATTCTTGCTCGTCAAAGTGGCTATGCCTGGGAAATGGAAGATGTAAAGTTGGATTCCTTTCTGCCTGAAGCATGTCACGCCGCAGATACCATAGATGATTTCTATGAGGAAGTCACAAAAACAGAATCTCACTTCAAGACCCTCTATGAAGAAGCTGCTAGTGGTAGTAAAAAACTTAGAGTAGTTGCTTCTTTTACTCCGGAAGGCGCAAAAGTAGGACTTGAAGCAGTGGAAGAAAGTCACCCGTTTTATCACCTGGAAGGCATGGACAACATTGTCTTGTTCTTCACCAATCGATATCCCAAACAGCCTCTGGTTGTAAAAGGTGCTGGTGCTGGTGCAGATGTAACAGCTTCCGGCATATTTGCAGACATTCTAAAAGTCAGCCTGAATTGA
- a CDS encoding homoserine kinase produces MDSIKVFSPASVANVACGYDIFGFALYDIGDEITLTKRNDSKLVITKVSGAELPLSPDKNVATVAISSLLERIHSTQGFDIEIHKNVNPGSGLGSSASSAAGAAFAANALLGNPFTKSELIQNAMAGEIVASQSAHADNVSPAMLGGFTIVRSCEPDVDVFQIDYPEELVILIVFPQVQVKTAEAKRMLGDTISLNKAREQWGNVAGLTAGLMKKDWGLIERSLVDVVAEPVRKNLIPHYEDVKEIALKNGALGFNISGSGPSMFSFYRNESEAKAGIDEIRDIYNRLSIDSFFHISKINPKGTHIIE; encoded by the coding sequence ATGGATAGTATCAAAGTTTTTTCTCCAGCATCCGTCGCGAATGTCGCTTGTGGGTATGACATTTTCGGATTTGCGCTCTATGATATCGGTGATGAGATCACCCTTACCAAAAGGAACGACAGCAAATTGGTAATCACCAAAGTATCAGGAGCAGAACTTCCATTGAGTCCTGACAAGAACGTGGCTACAGTGGCTATTTCAAGTCTTTTGGAACGAATTCATTCCACTCAGGGGTTTGATATTGAAATCCACAAGAATGTAAACCCAGGAAGTGGCCTGGGTTCCAGTGCATCGAGTGCTGCCGGAGCGGCTTTTGCAGCAAATGCACTTTTGGGCAATCCTTTCACCAAATCCGAATTGATCCAAAATGCCATGGCTGGCGAAATCGTTGCCTCACAGTCTGCGCACGCGGATAATGTCTCACCTGCCATGTTGGGAGGTTTTACGATCGTAAGAAGTTGTGAGCCAGATGTTGATGTGTTTCAGATAGACTATCCTGAAGAATTGGTAATACTAATCGTATTTCCGCAAGTTCAGGTAAAGACCGCTGAAGCAAAACGCATGCTTGGTGATACCATTAGCCTGAACAAGGCCCGTGAACAGTGGGGAAATGTTGCAGGACTTACTGCCGGTTTAATGAAGAAAGACTGGGGGTTGATTGAACGATCTTTAGTGGATGTTGTAGCAGAACCTGTGCGTAAAAACCTAATCCCACACTATGAAGATGTAAAAGAGATTGCTCTGAAAAACGGCGCACTCGGGTTCAATATTTCAGGATCGGGGCCTAGCATGTTCAGCTTCTATCGCAACGAATCTGAGGCCAAAGCAGGAATTGACGAAATCCGAGACATTTATAATCGCCTAAGCATCGATTCTTTCTTTCATATTTCCAAAATCAATCCAAAAGGAACCCATATCATCGAATAA
- the thrC gene encoding threonine synthase produces the protein MQFYSTNRQSPSVDFKTGVIKSLPADNGLYFPSEIPNIQETLTRKDIGLHEIAFETLKSFCTPDIPENRLLEIVEDVFSFELPVVPVRENVFSLELFHGPTYAFKDVGARFLARCLGYFNEGSNKEVTILVATSGDTGGAVAAGFYKVPGVKVIILYPSGKVSELQEKQLTTLGENIHALEIDGTFDDCQKLVKEAFLDEQLNQSLNLSSANSINIARWIPQSIYYLWACAQLADRENLVFSIPSGNYGNLAAGMLAYKMGAPISRFIASSNANDVVPRYLVNGKYEPLPTVATYSNAMDVGKPSNFPRMLELCHSDYSAMTKLISGFTLNDSQTLAAMKACLEQNEYLADPHGAIGYQALEEKIQPDETGIFLETAHPCKFLNVVEKVQPAYELPEFTKELMKKQKVADQMDTSFERFKDFLLKN, from the coding sequence ATGCAGTTTTACAGCACCAATCGCCAATCACCATCCGTCGATTTCAAAACGGGAGTCATCAAAAGTTTACCTGCTGATAATGGGCTTTACTTCCCTTCGGAGATACCAAACATCCAGGAAACACTGACACGAAAAGATATCGGCCTTCATGAAATTGCTTTTGAAACATTAAAGTCATTTTGTACTCCGGACATTCCTGAAAACCGATTGCTGGAAATCGTTGAAGATGTCTTTTCCTTTGAACTACCAGTAGTTCCGGTCAGGGAAAATGTATTTAGCCTGGAGTTATTCCATGGCCCTACGTATGCTTTCAAAGATGTGGGGGCTCGATTTTTGGCCCGTTGCCTTGGTTACTTCAACGAAGGATCAAACAAAGAAGTCACCATATTGGTTGCGACTTCTGGTGATACGGGAGGAGCAGTGGCCGCCGGATTCTATAAAGTTCCTGGTGTAAAGGTGATCATCTTATACCCTTCAGGGAAAGTCAGTGAATTGCAGGAAAAACAGTTGACTACCTTAGGAGAAAACATCCATGCATTAGAAATAGATGGTACTTTCGACGATTGTCAAAAACTAGTCAAAGAAGCCTTTCTCGACGAACAATTGAATCAAAGCCTGAATTTATCTTCAGCAAATTCTATCAATATCGCACGCTGGATTCCACAATCCATATATTACTTATGGGCCTGTGCTCAACTAGCTGATCGTGAAAATCTGGTGTTTTCCATTCCCAGTGGAAACTACGGAAACCTTGCTGCAGGAATGCTTGCTTACAAAATGGGTGCACCTATTTCACGCTTTATTGCTTCGAGTAACGCGAATGATGTTGTTCCCCGATACTTGGTGAATGGAAAATATGAGCCGTTACCAACCGTGGCTACCTATTCGAACGCCATGGATGTAGGCAAACCCAGCAACTTCCCAAGGATGCTTGAACTATGTCATTCAGATTATTCTGCCATGACAAAATTGATTTCCGGATTTACCCTCAACGATTCACAAACCCTGGCCGCTATGAAAGCTTGTCTTGAGCAAAATGAATACCTGGCAGATCCTCACGGAGCTATTGGCTATCAAGCTCTGGAAGAAAAAATTCAACCCGATGAGACAGGAATCTTTCTTGAAACTGCACATCCATGCAAATTTCTGAATGTCGTGGAAAAAGTACAGCCCGCATATGAGCTTCCAGAATTCACCAAGGAGTTGATGAAAAAGCAGAAAGTAGCCGATCAAATGGATACTTCTTTTGAAAGATTCAAAGACTTTCTATTAAAAAACTAA